A stretch of the Arachis stenosperma cultivar V10309 chromosome 6, arast.V10309.gnm1.PFL2, whole genome shotgun sequence genome encodes the following:
- the LOC130932414 gene encoding uncharacterized protein At4g00950-like — protein MESHNKNKRLNHGSHTPPKLSLVATSRTTMPPDAPTPPPRTVPVSVPFQWEEAPGKPRPCHARSESNNKGSDVARALELPPRLSTTNTKVSKTMSMPSPTTVLDGPYVMRATSFTTPFRNQKESWNANFVSSRWSGNNKNNGVESEGTFDFSSWTEDENGTVKITRIRRKGSFSQAKSQLWSSIYQSVKQVVPWRRRHERQRKSDNKFEIV, from the exons ATGGAGTCacataacaaaaacaaaagactCAATCATGGATCACACACACCACCCAAGCTCTCCCTTGTGGCCACTTCACGGACAACTATGCCCCCAGATGCTCCGACGCCGCCGCCACGGACGGTGCCAGTCTCCGTTCCGTTTCAGTGGGAGGAAGCACCGGGGAAGCCCAGACCGTGCCACGCACGGTCTGAGTCAAACAACAAAGGTAGTGACGTGGCACGAGCCTTGGAGCTTCCTCCGAGGTTGTCAACAACCAACACAAAGGTTTCCAAGACCATGAGCATGCCTTCCCCAACAACGGTCTTGGATGGGCCTTATGTTATGCGTGCCACGTCTTTTACGACGCCGTTTAGGAACCAAAAGGAAAGTTGGAATGCCAATTTTGTGTCTAGCAGGTGGAGCGGCAATAACAAGAATAACGGTGTGGAGAGTGAGGGTACTTTTGACTTTTCAAGTTGGACTGAAGATGAAAATGGTACGGTCAAGATCACAAGGATTAGGAGAAAGGGGAGCTTCTCTCAGGCAAAATCGCAGTTATGG AGTAGCATTTACCAAAGCGTTAAGCAAGTAGTCCCATGGAGACGCAGGCATGAAAGGCAAAGAAAATCAGACAACAAATTTGAGATTGTTTGA